One segment of Pseudodesulfovibrio sp. 5S69 DNA contains the following:
- the clpS gene encoding ATP-dependent Clp protease adapter ClpS, with product MSDPFTGDRFDSELLGQHEAKEPKKYKVLLHNDDYTTMDFVVEVLVRVFHRTEAQATAIMLSVHNQGYGVCGVYTAEVAETKVDLVHRLAKSAGFPLKCSMEGE from the coding sequence ATGAGCGACCCTTTTACCGGGGACCGTTTCGATTCGGAGCTCCTTGGCCAACACGAGGCCAAGGAACCGAAAAAGTATAAGGTCCTGTTGCATAATGACGATTACACGACCATGGACTTCGTGGTCGAGGTTTTGGTGCGCGTCTTTCACCGGACAGAGGCGCAGGCGACGGCCATCATGCTCTCCGTGCATAACCAGGGGTACGGAGTGTGCGGCGTGTACACCGCCGAAGTGGCCGAAACAAAGGTGGACCTGGTGCACCGGCTGGCCAAAAGCGCGGGTTTCCCGCTCAAGTGCAGCATGGAAGGTGAATAG
- the clpA gene encoding ATP-dependent Clp protease ATP-binding subunit ClpA, with protein sequence MLSKELESALTSAVNEVKRRNHEFLTLEHLLYAISIEEQGEEILEACGAEMERLRDQLGRFFVENVEALPEGTESEVIQTLGVRRVLQRAVWQKKASGKNTVEVGDVLAAMFDEEDSYAVYFLRTHDVSRLDILEFISHGMSMSEDWNDLGDDQPSKADPLDGRPGEKKSPLKEFTVNLTDRASHGLIDPLIGRTMELERTIQVLSRRRKNNPIFVGDPGVGKTAMAEGLALMIVEGRVPKEFINAEVYSLDMGSLLAGTKYRGDFEARLKGVLAELKQNRDAILFVDEIHTIVGAGSVSGGSMDASNILKPLLQSGEIRCIGSTTFEEYKNHFEKDRALSRRFQKIEINEPTVEETIAILKGLKPHYEQFHGVNYTHFALKAAAELSERHITDRFLPDKAIDVMDEVGALYKLSGRPRKGDRIKVADVEKVVARMARIPARRLTMSDRERLKSLESDLKSVVFGQDEAVAALAKSIKRSRAGMRQAGRPVGSFLLTGPTGVGKTELARQLAAVLGIGFLRFDMSEYMEKHAVARLIGAPPGYVGFDQGGLLTEGVRKKPHCVVLFDEIEKAHPDVFNILLQVMDYATLTDNNGRKADFRHVILLMTSNAGAREMSKGAIGFKRDENSDRKGEAMKALEQLFSPEFRNRLDATVTFHSLEKPIMERIVDKFIKELNDQLQDRRVVVALTDAARARLAELGHDATMGARPMGRVIQTEIKDVIADELLFGTLTKGGVVTVDVAAKKKKSKKIPVVGESGEFAFSFDVVGTKQ encoded by the coding sequence ATGCTGAGCAAGGAACTGGAAAGTGCGTTGACCTCCGCGGTCAATGAGGTGAAGCGTCGGAACCACGAGTTCCTGACGCTCGAACACCTGCTGTACGCCATCTCCATTGAGGAGCAGGGCGAGGAGATCCTCGAGGCCTGCGGCGCGGAGATGGAACGGCTCAGGGACCAGCTCGGGCGGTTCTTCGTGGAGAACGTGGAGGCTCTGCCCGAAGGCACCGAGTCCGAAGTCATCCAGACTCTGGGCGTGCGCCGCGTGTTGCAGCGCGCCGTGTGGCAGAAAAAGGCCTCGGGCAAGAACACCGTGGAGGTGGGCGATGTGCTGGCCGCCATGTTCGACGAGGAGGATTCCTACGCGGTCTACTTCCTGCGGACCCACGATGTGTCCCGGCTCGATATTTTGGAGTTCATCTCGCACGGCATGTCCATGAGCGAGGACTGGAACGACCTGGGCGACGACCAGCCGTCCAAGGCCGATCCCCTGGACGGCCGGCCCGGCGAAAAGAAGAGCCCGCTCAAGGAGTTCACGGTTAACTTGACCGACCGGGCGTCCCACGGGCTCATCGACCCGCTCATCGGCCGGACCATGGAATTGGAACGGACCATCCAGGTCCTGTCCCGCCGCCGCAAGAACAACCCCATCTTCGTGGGCGACCCCGGCGTGGGCAAAACCGCCATGGCCGAGGGGCTGGCCCTGATGATCGTCGAGGGCAGGGTGCCCAAGGAGTTCATCAACGCCGAGGTCTACAGCCTGGACATGGGGTCGCTGCTGGCGGGCACCAAGTACCGGGGCGACTTCGAGGCGCGGCTCAAGGGGGTCCTGGCCGAGCTCAAGCAGAATCGCGACGCCATCCTGTTCGTGGACGAGATCCACACCATCGTGGGCGCGGGGTCGGTCTCGGGCGGGTCTATGGACGCCTCGAACATCCTCAAGCCCCTGTTGCAGTCCGGAGAGATCCGCTGCATCGGCTCGACCACCTTCGAGGAATACAAGAACCATTTCGAAAAGGACCGCGCCCTGTCGCGCCGGTTCCAGAAGATCGAGATCAACGAGCCCACCGTGGAGGAGACCATCGCCATCCTCAAGGGGCTCAAGCCGCACTACGAGCAGTTCCACGGGGTCAACTACACCCACTTCGCCCTCAAGGCGGCGGCCGAACTGTCCGAGCGGCACATCACCGACCGGTTCTTGCCGGACAAGGCCATCGACGTCATGGACGAGGTCGGGGCGCTGTACAAGCTCTCCGGCCGGCCGCGCAAGGGCGACCGCATCAAGGTTGCCGACGTGGAGAAGGTCGTGGCCCGCATGGCCCGTATCCCGGCGCGCAGGCTGACCATGTCCGACCGCGAGCGGCTCAAGAGCCTTGAAAGCGACCTCAAGTCCGTGGTCTTCGGCCAGGATGAGGCCGTGGCGGCATTGGCCAAGTCCATCAAGCGCTCCCGTGCGGGCATGCGTCAGGCGGGACGTCCTGTGGGCAGCTTCCTGCTGACCGGCCCCACCGGCGTGGGCAAGACCGAACTGGCCCGGCAATTGGCCGCGGTGCTCGGCATCGGCTTTTTGCGCTTCGACATGTCCGAGTACATGGAGAAGCATGCCGTGGCCCGGCTCATCGGCGCGCCTCCGGGCTACGTGGGCTTCGACCAGGGCGGACTCCTGACCGAGGGTGTGCGCAAGAAGCCGCACTGCGTGGTTCTGTTCGACGAGATCGAGAAGGCCCACCCCGACGTCTTCAACATCCTGCTCCAGGTCATGGACTACGCCACCCTGACCGACAATAACGGGCGTAAGGCGGACTTCAGGCACGTCATCCTGCTGATGACCTCCAACGCGGGCGCCCGCGAGATGTCCAAGGGCGCCATCGGCTTCAAGCGCGACGAGAATTCCGACCGCAAGGGCGAGGCCATGAAGGCGCTGGAGCAGCTCTTCAGCCCCGAGTTCCGCAACCGGCTCGACGCCACCGTGACCTTCCACTCCCTGGAGAAGCCGATCATGGAGCGCATCGTGGACAAGTTCATCAAGGAACTCAACGACCAGTTGCAGGACCGCCGCGTGGTGGTCGCCCTGACCGACGCGGCGCGGGCACGGCTGGCCGAACTCGGCCATGACGCCACTATGGGCGCGCGTCCCATGGGCCGGGTCATCCAGACCGAGATCAAGGACGTCATCGCGGACGAACTGCTCTTCGGCACCCTGACCAAGGGCGGGGTGGTCACCGTGGACGTGGCCGCCAAGAAAAAGAAGTCCAAGAAGATTCCGGTGGTCGGCGAATCCGGAGAATTCGCGTTTTCCTTCGACGTCGTCGGAACCAAACAATAG
- a CDS encoding protein-glutamate methylesterase/protein-glutamine glutaminase — MRKIRVLIVDDSAVVRQTLEDILSSDPQIEIMGTAVDPYVAAERLKKEVPDVITLDIEMPRMDGLTFLRKIMKQRPIPVVICSSVAGEGTTTALKALEYGAVEIITKPKVGTKKFLEEAKIRLIDKVKAAAMAGTRPIRPTAPPVQVKPKLSADAVIPAGKPVALSRTEKVCLVGASTGGTEALRVFLEAQPENCPPIAIVQHMPEHFTAAFANRLNGICRINVKEAKDGDALMRGLALVAPGDKHMLLKRTGNKYYVEVKDGPLVSRHRPSVDVLFRSGARYGGANVVAAIMTGMGDDGAKGMKELKDAGAYTIAQDEASCVVFGMPQEAIKQGGVDKILSLEKIAPEIVRACG; from the coding sequence ATGCGCAAGATTCGAGTTCTCATCGTCGACGATTCCGCCGTTGTCAGGCAGACTCTCGAGGACATCCTTTCGTCCGATCCCCAGATCGAGATCATGGGAACGGCCGTGGACCCCTACGTGGCCGCCGAGCGGCTCAAGAAGGAAGTCCCGGACGTCATCACCCTGGATATCGAGATGCCGCGCATGGACGGATTGACCTTCCTGCGCAAGATCATGAAGCAGCGGCCCATCCCGGTGGTCATTTGCTCGTCCGTGGCCGGCGAGGGCACCACCACGGCGCTCAAGGCCCTGGAATACGGGGCCGTGGAGATCATCACCAAGCCCAAGGTGGGCACCAAGAAATTTCTTGAAGAGGCGAAAATTCGCCTCATCGACAAGGTCAAGGCCGCGGCCATGGCCGGGACCCGGCCCATCCGTCCCACGGCCCCGCCGGTCCAGGTCAAGCCCAAGCTCAGCGCGGACGCGGTCATCCCGGCCGGCAAGCCCGTGGCCCTCTCGCGCACGGAAAAGGTCTGCCTGGTGGGCGCGTCCACGGGTGGCACCGAGGCGTTGCGCGTCTTTCTCGAGGCCCAGCCCGAGAACTGCCCGCCCATCGCCATCGTCCAGCACATGCCGGAGCATTTCACGGCGGCCTTTGCCAACCGTCTCAACGGCATCTGCCGGATCAACGTCAAGGAGGCCAAGGACGGCGACGCCCTGATGCGCGGCCTGGCCCTGGTGGCGCCGGGCGACAAGCACATGCTGCTCAAGCGCACAGGGAACAAGTATTACGTCGAGGTCAAGGACGGCCCTCTGGTCTCCCGGCACCGGCCCTCGGTGGACGTGCTGTTCCGTTCCGGAGCGCGCTACGGCGGGGCCAACGTGGTGGCCGCCATCATGACCGGCATGGGCGACGACGGGGCCAAGGGGATGAAGGAGCTCAAGGACGCCGGGGCGTACACCATCGCCCAGGACGAGGCGAGCTGCGTGGTCTTCGGCATGCCCCAGGAGGCCATCAAGCAGGGCGGCGTGGACAAGATTCTGTCCCTGGAAAAGATCGCGCCGGAAATTGTTCGGGCCTGCGGCTGA
- a CDS encoding methyl-accepting chemotaxis protein — MLVCIAIGSGEEWSGNRLKAALGRLAEGGELSEEDGHLLGGALGPLAEGLAVRREEAAYFERALRALGSPALVCDAEGHVRLATRSLLKLLRRSEEQVVGQTVGRALYDRDRGSVTEKALRDKKPVAEILDLNLWDGRTLPVQLYVNIIYDASGAALGAATSFLDLSDQAARQREIEEQRERMKQAGERISGLAEHVASATELLSASADEQAQGAQKQRRQTASVAASMEEMTGTVLEVARNATVTSEAAGEANTSAAEGVSMVSDAVLAINQVAESARQLGREIGELDSQAGAIGQIINVINDIADQTNLLALNAAIEAARAGDAGRGFAVVADEVRKLAEKTMDATKEVEKAIIAIQARSKDATSSMQATAAKVDESTALSNRAGEALQRIMDNIGDMVKRVAQIATAAEEQSSAAEGIMRSVEDIASIAEDADEAAGQAAGATREMAELARELLSVSREFGSGKSPSGDKLRRSEGQMKGVLPKLAQEYVRKTLGDKLYAAMQEEMGNPVFLPGDSYPDQALRQMAEFAAAKAGLTVREFFIGLGRYTVVRFNELYPGYFKKDSLKAFYLRMNDVHAQLTKAQPGIKPPKFTYEDKGDVLFMNYRSSRGLFEYFEGILLGAADFKGERVEIAVKPFDEQSARAEIKFLGTK; from the coding sequence GAAGGCGGCCCTCGGGCGGCTGGCCGAGGGCGGGGAGCTGTCCGAAGAAGACGGGCATTTGCTCGGCGGCGCGCTGGGCCCCCTGGCCGAAGGGCTGGCCGTCCGGCGCGAGGAGGCGGCGTATTTCGAACGGGCCCTGCGCGCACTGGGCAGTCCCGCGCTGGTCTGCGATGCCGAGGGGCACGTCCGTCTGGCCACCCGGTCCCTGCTCAAACTACTGCGCAGGTCCGAGGAACAGGTGGTCGGCCAGACCGTCGGCCGGGCTCTCTACGACCGCGACAGGGGCTCGGTGACCGAAAAGGCCCTGCGCGACAAAAAGCCCGTGGCCGAGATCCTGGACCTCAATCTGTGGGACGGGCGGACCCTTCCGGTCCAGCTTTACGTGAATATCATCTACGACGCATCGGGCGCGGCCCTTGGCGCGGCGACTTCCTTCCTCGACCTGTCCGACCAGGCGGCCCGCCAGCGGGAGATCGAGGAGCAGCGCGAGCGCATGAAACAGGCGGGCGAGCGCATCAGCGGCCTGGCGGAGCACGTTGCCTCGGCCACGGAGCTGCTCTCCGCCTCGGCCGACGAGCAGGCCCAGGGCGCGCAGAAGCAGCGCCGTCAGACCGCTTCGGTGGCCGCCTCCATGGAGGAAATGACCGGCACGGTGCTGGAAGTGGCCCGCAACGCCACGGTGACCAGCGAGGCTGCGGGCGAGGCCAATACCTCCGCCGCCGAAGGCGTGTCCATGGTCAGCGACGCGGTTTTGGCCATCAACCAGGTGGCCGAATCGGCCCGCCAGCTCGGCCGGGAGATCGGCGAGCTGGATTCCCAGGCCGGGGCCATCGGCCAGATCATCAACGTCATCAACGACATCGCGGATCAGACCAACCTGCTGGCCCTGAACGCAGCCATCGAAGCGGCCCGGGCGGGCGATGCGGGCCGCGGCTTCGCCGTGGTCGCCGACGAGGTCCGCAAGCTGGCCGAAAAGACCATGGATGCCACCAAGGAGGTGGAGAAAGCCATCATCGCCATCCAGGCACGGTCCAAGGACGCCACCAGCTCCATGCAGGCCACGGCGGCCAAGGTAGATGAGAGCACGGCCCTGTCCAACCGCGCGGGCGAGGCCCTGCAACGGATCATGGACAATATCGGCGACATGGTGAAGCGGGTCGCCCAGATCGCCACCGCCGCCGAGGAGCAGTCCTCGGCCGCCGAGGGGATTATGCGCAGCGTGGAGGACATCGCCTCCATCGCCGAGGATGCGGACGAGGCCGCCGGACAGGCTGCCGGGGCCACGCGCGAGATGGCCGAATTGGCCAGGGAGCTGCTGAGCGTGTCCAGGGAGTTCGGCAGCGGGAAATCCCCATCCGGCGACAAACTGCGCCGGTCCGAAGGGCAGATGAAGGGCGTCCTGCCCAAGCTGGCCCAGGAATACGTGCGCAAGACCCTCGGCGACAAGCTCTACGCGGCCATGCAGGAGGAGATGGGCAACCCGGTCTTCCTGCCGGGGGACAGCTACCCCGACCAGGCCCTGCGCCAGATGGCCGAGTTCGCGGCCGCGAAAGCCGGGCTGACGGTCCGGGAGTTCTTCATCGGCCTGGGCCGGTATACGGTGGTCCGCTTCAACGAACTCTATCCTGGCTACTTCAAGAAGGATTCGCTCAAGGCGTTCTACCTGCGCATGAACGACGTCCACGCCCAACTGACCAAGGCCCAGCCGGGCATCAAGCCGCCCAAGTTTACCTATGAGGACAAGGGCGACGTCCTGTTTATGAACTACCGTTCGAGTCGGGGATTGTTCGAGTATTTCGAAGGAATCCTGCTCGGAGCGGCGGATTTCAAGGGCGAACGGGTGGAGATCGCCGTGAAGCCCTTTGACGAGCAATCGGCCCGGGCCGAGATCAAATTCCTGGGAACCAAATAA
- a CDS encoding chemotaxis protein CheA, whose amino-acid sequence MSGDDLNRQIFKEEAYDLLIELEGALLELEEAPDDMDLVNQIFRALHTIKGSGSMFGFEEIAAFTHEVETVFDMVRNGDLQATPVLCSLALRSRDQIRAMLDAEDDEPVAPETMQDILDSLRAFVEGTNEAAEAGSVQAVPDEEPEAEPEPETGPDAEPGADLHRYTITLRPLGGSVDADAVEGFFEELERLGTLKIESGHRDTGQGWELSLETEAAQDDVQDVFFFLDADLKVKVEEAGAPSAPEPAPSEPQPAAEPAPAEPPQAGETRRESGPATSVSSFADDEDTVRIPMIGEMLVESGDLTYADVAEALTSQKGGVDKPLGQILTESGKVPADKVSNAVKRQGEVREKVVHKKRQEALSSIRVAADKLDYLVDLVGELVIVQAQITQVVSEKHDSALTLLAEELERLSDELRDSTLGIRMLPIGTSFSKFRRLVRDLSADLGKQITLSTSGAETELDKTVIERLGDPLVHLLRNSIDHGIEQPQERQAKGKPPQGTIMLSAEHSGGEVLIRITDDGKGMSSEMIREKGIERGLITKDAELTEKELLKLIFEPGFSTAKVVTSVSGRGVGMDVVKRAIDSLRGTIDIDSKPNAGTTITIRLPLTLAIIDGLQVRVEDEYYVIPLSLVEECVELSRSEVEEAGSEQRILHLRGEIVPYIHIREWFNIEGENPPIEQIVITGVEGSRVGIVVDTVIGEHQTVIKSLGRVYKDVEGISGATIKGDGSIALILDVPSLVRRVIAESR is encoded by the coding sequence ATGTCAGGAGACGACCTGAACAGGCAGATATTCAAGGAGGAGGCCTACGACCTCCTGATCGAACTCGAGGGAGCCCTGCTCGAACTCGAGGAAGCTCCGGACGACATGGATCTGGTCAACCAGATATTTCGGGCCCTGCACACCATCAAGGGGTCCGGCTCCATGTTCGGGTTCGAGGAGATCGCCGCGTTCACCCATGAGGTGGAGACGGTTTTCGACATGGTGCGCAACGGCGACTTGCAGGCCACTCCGGTCCTGTGCAGCCTGGCCCTGCGTTCCCGCGATCAGATCCGGGCCATGCTCGACGCCGAGGATGACGAGCCCGTGGCCCCGGAAACCATGCAGGATATCCTCGACAGCCTGCGGGCCTTTGTCGAAGGGACCAACGAGGCGGCCGAGGCCGGCTCCGTTCAGGCCGTCCCGGACGAAGAGCCCGAAGCAGAGCCCGAGCCCGAAACCGGTCCGGATGCCGAACCCGGCGCAGATCTTCACCGTTATACCATTACCCTGCGGCCCTTGGGCGGCTCCGTGGATGCGGACGCCGTGGAGGGGTTTTTTGAGGAGCTGGAACGGCTGGGGACTCTCAAGATCGAGTCGGGGCACCGCGACACCGGCCAGGGCTGGGAACTGTCCCTGGAGACCGAGGCCGCCCAGGACGACGTCCAGGACGTGTTCTTCTTCCTGGACGCGGACCTCAAGGTGAAGGTCGAGGAGGCGGGAGCCCCTTCCGCGCCGGAACCGGCCCCTTCCGAGCCTCAACCCGCGGCGGAACCGGCCCCGGCCGAGCCCCCCCAGGCAGGGGAGACCCGGCGGGAGAGCGGCCCGGCCACGTCGGTGTCCAGCTTCGCGGACGACGAGGATACTGTCCGCATTCCCATGATCGGCGAGATGCTCGTGGAGAGCGGCGACCTGACCTATGCGGACGTGGCCGAGGCCCTGACCTCCCAGAAGGGTGGCGTGGACAAGCCGTTGGGCCAGATCCTGACCGAGTCGGGCAAGGTCCCGGCGGACAAGGTCAGCAACGCCGTCAAGCGGCAGGGCGAGGTCCGGGAAAAGGTGGTCCACAAGAAGCGCCAGGAAGCCCTGAGCAGCATCCGCGTGGCCGCCGACAAGCTGGATTATCTGGTGGACCTAGTGGGCGAACTGGTCATTGTCCAGGCGCAGATCACCCAGGTGGTCAGCGAGAAGCACGATTCGGCCCTGACCCTTCTGGCCGAGGAACTGGAGCGTCTCAGCGACGAACTGCGCGATTCCACACTCGGCATCCGGATGCTGCCCATCGGCACTTCCTTCAGCAAGTTCCGCCGGTTGGTGCGCGATCTTTCGGCCGACCTGGGCAAGCAGATCACCCTGTCCACCAGCGGGGCGGAGACCGAACTGGACAAGACGGTCATCGAACGGCTGGGCGACCCGCTGGTCCACCTGCTGCGCAACTCCATCGACCACGGCATCGAGCAGCCCCAGGAACGCCAGGCCAAGGGCAAGCCGCCGCAGGGCACCATCATGCTGTCCGCCGAGCATTCGGGTGGCGAGGTGCTCATCCGCATCACCGACGACGGCAAGGGGATGAGCAGCGAGATGATCCGCGAGAAGGGCATCGAGCGCGGCCTGATCACCAAGGACGCCGAGTTGACCGAGAAGGAACTGCTCAAGCTCATCTTCGAGCCCGGTTTCTCCACCGCCAAGGTCGTGACCAGCGTGTCCGGCCGGGGCGTGGGCATGGACGTGGTCAAGCGGGCCATCGACTCCCTGCGCGGGACCATCGACATCGACTCCAAGCCGAACGCGGGCACGACCATCACCATCCGCCTGCCCCTGACACTGGCCATCATCGATGGGTTGCAGGTCCGGGTGGAGGACGAATACTACGTCATCCCCCTGTCCCTGGTGGAGGAGTGCGTGGAACTCTCCCGCAGCGAGGTCGAGGAGGCCGGCTCCGAGCAGCGCATTCTGCACCTGCGCGGCGAGATCGTCCCGTATATCCACATTCGCGAATGGTTCAACATCGAGGGCGAGAACCCGCCCATCGAACAGATCGTCATCACCGGCGTAGAGGGAAGCCGCGTCGGCATCGTGGTGGACACGGTCATCGGCGAGCACCAAACCGTCATCAAGAGCCTCGGTCGCGTCTACAAGGACGTGGAAGGCATCTCGGGCGCGACCATCAAGGGCGACGGTTCCATCGCGCTCATTCTGGACGTGCCCAGCCTGGTGCGCCGGGTCATTGCAGAATCCAGATAG
- a CDS encoding DUF190 domain-containing protein, which produces MKLLEKAERIRIYIGEDDKFDGQPLADAIVREARKMGLAGATVYRGLMGFGANSLIHTSKILRLSEDLPVVVEVVDHPEKLLPLLDKLDTMLKEGMVTKEAVDVIAYRHSRMNEK; this is translated from the coding sequence ATGAAATTGCTCGAAAAAGCTGAACGAATCAGAATCTACATCGGCGAGGATGACAAGTTCGACGGGCAGCCGCTGGCCGACGCCATCGTTCGCGAGGCGCGCAAGATGGGCCTGGCCGGGGCCACGGTCTACCGGGGACTGATGGGCTTCGGCGCCAACAGTCTGATCCACACCAGCAAGATTTTGCGCCTCTCCGAGGACCTGCCGGTGGTCGTGGAAGTCGTGGACCACCCGGAAAAGCTCCTGCCCCTGCTCGACAAGCTCGACACCATGCTCAAGGAAGGCATGGTCACCAAGGAAGCCGTGGACGTCATCGCCTATCGCCACAGCAGGATGAACGAAAAATAG
- the crcB gene encoding fluoride efflux transporter CrcB yields MLTKILYISLGGAAGALARYYLSGVVQRMAGGSFPAGTFAVNMAGCLLFGAVWGFFENRLLPGSEVRLLVLTGFMGAFTTFSTYMFETATLVKSAQMAMALVNVVGQSVAGLALVLTGIALGRLL; encoded by the coding sequence ATGCTGACCAAAATTCTCTATATTTCTCTGGGCGGGGCCGCCGGAGCCCTTGCCCGTTATTATTTGTCGGGCGTGGTCCAGCGCATGGCGGGCGGATCCTTCCCGGCGGGCACGTTTGCCGTCAACATGGCGGGCTGCCTGCTCTTCGGCGCGGTCTGGGGATTTTTCGAGAACCGGCTGCTGCCCGGCAGCGAAGTCCGGCTCCTGGTCCTGACCGGGTTCATGGGCGCGTTCACCACCTTCTCAACCTACATGTTCGAGACCGCCACTCTGGTCAAGTCCGCGCAGATGGCCATGGCCCTGGTCAACGTGGTCGGCCAGTCCGTGGCCGGACTGGCCCTGGTCCTGACCGGCATCGCCCTGGGCCGCCTGCTCTAA
- the aat gene encoding leucyl/phenylalanyl-tRNA--protein transferase — MTIYRLFDEPVFPDPEEADPDGLLAVGGDLSPQRLLNAYANGIFPWYAENSPILWWSTNPRLALVPSELHVPRSLRRMLNKGVFTFTLDTRFEAVIRRCACCPRPEQEGTWIVDEMIEAYTLLHRLGYAHSVEAWQGDDLVGGLYGVSLGSIFYGESMFYNVPDASKAAFAVFVEQLRKWEFTLIDCQQTTRHLLRFGAREFQRFRFMSMIREGMNAPPLEGMWRFDDQA; from the coding sequence ATGACCATCTATCGCCTGTTCGACGAACCCGTGTTTCCCGACCCGGAAGAGGCCGATCCGGACGGACTGCTCGCCGTGGGCGGCGACCTCTCCCCCCAACGGTTGCTGAACGCGTACGCCAACGGCATCTTCCCGTGGTACGCTGAAAATTCCCCCATCCTGTGGTGGTCCACCAATCCAAGGCTGGCGCTTGTCCCCTCGGAGCTGCACGTGCCGCGCAGCCTGCGCAGGATGCTCAACAAGGGGGTTTTCACCTTCACCCTGGATACCCGGTTCGAAGCGGTCATCCGGCGCTGTGCCTGCTGCCCCAGGCCCGAACAGGAGGGCACCTGGATCGTGGACGAGATGATCGAGGCCTACACCCTGCTGCACCGGCTGGGCTACGCGCACAGCGTGGAGGCATGGCAGGGCGACGACCTTGTGGGCGGACTGTACGGCGTGTCGCTCGGCTCCATTTTTTACGGGGAGTCCATGTTCTACAACGTGCCGGACGCCTCCAAGGCGGCCTTTGCCGTGTTCGTGGAGCAGTTGCGCAAATGGGAGTTCACGCTCATCGACTGCCAGCAGACGACCCGCCATCTCCTGCGCTTCGGCGCGCGGGAGTTCCAGCGGTTCCGCTTCATGTCCATGATCCGCGAGGGGATGAACGCGCCCCCCCTCGAAGGGATGTGGCGGTTCGACGATCAGGCTTGA
- a CDS encoding class IV adenylate cyclase has product MALECELKYLEADLADLAERLRLAGAETTGRYFEANTVFDRPDRSLKRDGILLRLREKQGHTVLTVKHPPEAPEPSALKIFEEIETGVDDGAALAEALGVLGFAPVFRYEKVREKWRYMDCVICLDRLPFGEFVEIEGDEARVLACAAGLGLNAACTTKATYHGLNIEYRVAKGLEPDENFVFEPGERAALLDELEKL; this is encoded by the coding sequence ATGGCGCTGGAGTGCGAATTGAAATATCTGGAGGCCGACCTGGCCGACCTGGCCGAGCGGCTGCGCCTGGCCGGGGCCGAGACCACGGGCCGCTACTTCGAGGCCAACACCGTCTTCGACCGGCCCGATCGTTCCCTGAAGCGGGACGGCATCCTCCTGCGCCTGCGGGAGAAGCAGGGCCATACGGTGCTTACGGTCAAGCATCCTCCCGAGGCTCCCGAGCCCTCGGCCCTCAAGATTTTCGAGGAGATCGAGACCGGGGTGGACGACGGCGCGGCCCTGGCCGAAGCTCTCGGTGTCCTGGGGTTCGCTCCCGTCTTCCGCTACGAGAAGGTCCGGGAGAAGTGGCGGTATATGGACTGTGTCATCTGCCTGGACCGGCTTCCCTTCGGGGAGTTCGTGGAGATCGAGGGCGACGAGGCGCGGGTCCTGGCCTGCGCCGCCGGGCTCGGCCTGAACGCGGCCTGCACCACCAAGGCCACCTACCACGGCCTGAATATCGAGTACCGCGTGGCGAAGGGGCTGGAACCCGACGAGAATTTCGTGTTCGAGCCCGGCGAGCGGGCGGCCCTGCTGGACGAACTTGAGAAACTTTGA